The following are from one region of the Desulfitobacterium chlororespirans DSM 11544 genome:
- a CDS encoding MmcQ/YjbR family DNA-binding protein — MTVTITLEGAVSTEIIDPAFGEPYILHLADGVSGSFVGEVKSQYEETLRDIVDKCFEPNVFKSVYAKKLIEYVRNTYGDELEFLWQRSPENAIWRRKDTGKWYSALLTVSKRKLGIGSDEVVEIIDLRIKPEELEALIDNKKYYPGYHMNKKHWCTIILDVPVPVEEICRRIDESYLLAVK; from the coding sequence GAGATCATTGATCCGGCTTTTGGGGAACCATATATCTTGCATCTTGCAGATGGTGTGTCGGGCAGCTTTGTTGGTGAAGTCAAAAGCCAATATGAAGAAACTCTCAGGGATATTGTAGATAAGTGTTTTGAGCCGAATGTGTTTAAATCGGTCTACGCCAAAAAATTGATTGAATACGTCCGCAATACCTATGGCGATGAGCTTGAATTCTTGTGGCAAAGATCCCCGGAAAATGCCATCTGGCGCAGAAAGGATACTGGCAAGTGGTACAGCGCTCTGCTTACCGTCTCAAAGCGAAAACTGGGCATTGGGTCAGATGAAGTGGTAGAAATCATTGATCTGCGCATTAAACCGGAGGAGCTGGAGGCTCTAATAGATAATAAAAAATACTATCCCGGATATCACATGAACAAAAAGCATTGGTGCACCATCATCCTTGATGTTCCTGTGCCGGTTGAAGAAATCTGTCGTCGAATAGACGAGAGCTATCTGCTGGCAGTGAAATAG
- a CDS encoding competence/damage-inducible protein A yields the protein MKAEIIATGTEILLGQTLNTSAHYLTGKLSELGIEVDYHTTVGDNPERLKKVIQQGIERSDLLMITGGTGPTEDDLSKELIAQIFGLNMILDPPSHEKIQEFFAMRGSQMPKTEEKQAYFPEGSQILPNHCGTAPGAIVQKNNKTIILLPGPPTEMEPMFKNYVWPFLEQTAQGDSARMYVRVMKVVGLGESELEETLRDFMGRHEPGMTLLCKHSEMHIRLVVRGDADEAAAILAQAESVIRERLGDKVFGTDEDTMLELVSKGLKKHRLTLATAESCTGGLLGAQLTQESGSSDFYLGGVISYSNALKEGLLGVSSQTLHHYGAVSAETAREMAAGIRERTQADLGISITGIAGPGGGSQEKPVGLVYIGLAASEGVKANKFQFHGSRDSIRQLTVQAALDWIRRYMLNSERG from the coding sequence ATGAAAGCTGAAATTATCGCAACTGGAACGGAAATACTATTAGGACAGACCTTAAATACGAGTGCACACTATCTTACAGGAAAGTTATCTGAGTTAGGAATTGAAGTGGATTACCATACCACGGTTGGAGACAACCCGGAACGGTTGAAAAAGGTAATCCAACAAGGAATAGAACGATCGGATCTGCTCATGATTACCGGAGGGACAGGGCCAACAGAGGACGATCTCTCCAAGGAGCTCATTGCGCAGATTTTTGGATTAAACATGATTCTTGATCCGCCTAGTCACGAAAAAATTCAAGAGTTTTTCGCCATGAGGGGCAGCCAAATGCCCAAAACGGAAGAGAAACAAGCATACTTTCCTGAAGGATCTCAAATTCTTCCCAATCACTGTGGGACGGCTCCGGGAGCTATTGTCCAAAAGAATAACAAGACCATCATCCTCTTGCCGGGGCCTCCTACGGAGATGGAGCCTATGTTCAAGAACTATGTATGGCCATTTTTGGAGCAGACAGCTCAGGGAGATTCGGCAAGAATGTACGTTCGAGTGATGAAGGTTGTGGGCTTGGGAGAATCGGAGTTGGAAGAGACGCTCCGGGATTTCATGGGAAGGCATGAGCCCGGCATGACTTTGCTGTGCAAGCATTCTGAAATGCATATCCGCTTAGTAGTCAGAGGGGATGCCGATGAAGCTGCAGCAATTCTCGCTCAAGCTGAAAGCGTGATTCGTGAGCGACTCGGGGATAAGGTATTCGGGACGGATGAGGATACCATGCTTGAACTCGTCAGTAAGGGCTTAAAGAAACATCGGTTGACTCTTGCCACGGCGGAATCGTGTACGGGTGGACTTTTGGGGGCACAGCTTACCCAAGAGTCCGGAAGTTCGGATTTCTATTTGGGCGGGGTCATCAGTTACTCTAACGCTCTGAAGGAAGGTCTTTTGGGGGTGAGTTCCCAGACTTTGCACCACTATGGTGCTGTCAGTGCTGAGACAGCACGGGAGATGGCCGCAGGCATCAGGGAACGTACCCAAGCCGACCTTGGTATTAGTATTACTGGAATCGCCGGACCCGGAGGAGGAAGCCAGGAAAAGCCCGTTGGCTTAGTTTATATTGGCTTAGCTGCTTCGGAAGGTGTCAAAGCGAATAAGTTTCAGTTTCATGGAAGCCGTGATTCGATCCGTCAGCTTACTGTTCAAGCTGCCCTGGATTGGATTCGCCGTTATATGTTGAATAGTGAAAGGGGTTAA